The genomic window GAATCGAACTTCCGACCTACGGTTTAGGAAACCGCTTTCTCGGCAGCAATTTCAATACCTTACTGGCCGCGTGTTGCATCTATGTTGCATTCAGACCTCCACGGCCACGTAGTGGTTCACGGCTGAGGGCCACGGCAATCGTGCGCCGATGTATCCGCCGAGGACGATAGACAGCATCGCTAACGGCGATCCTAAAGAATGGGTCGAAATGCCTGTCAAGCCGTGCCCAACCTCGCCAAGACACTTCCGACCCCCATGAGCATGCTGCCCACGATCTGGCGAAAGAAGTCATTTTGATCAGGGAAGCCTTCGATGGAGAAGCGCCTCCGCAAATACGGTCATCAGGGAACCAAGCACAACGCCGCCAGGAAGTGTGATGCCAAAATTCGCACGAGCGCCAGTGGCGCCGTCAAATAGACGGACTTACCGAGATAGACCACATCCAGTACAAGCAGGAGCTGGTTTGACAGGATTGCAATCGCAGCGGCGACAGCCCATGCATGAATACTATTGCCGTTTCCTTCGCGCACGGATCGCGCCGAAGCTACGCAAGGCAATCGCCTGCTCAACGGATCCAAACAAGGTGCCGATAACGAGCCCATGGTTATCGATCACGTAGTCGATGTTCATGCCGGCAGTCTTGGCCGCTTCAAGGTAGCTTTCGACATCGGCAGCCGGGTCGGCCACGACACCTGTTGCTTTTCCTCCGCAACCAAAAAGATATGAGATACAAACGGGATCCGTGTGCAGTAATTGTCAAAGGGTCATCGGCTCACGATCGCACGATCGGATAAAGCTCAACAACTGCTCCAGACGCAGGCCCGAGCTTTCGGTGTTAACAAGCGGATGAAAATTCAACTACTCCGCATCCAGTAGCGACGCGTTGATTACGGCAATCACACAGAGAAATCGAAGGCCGGTCAGCTCAGCGGCCGGGGACTATTAACCGCGGCTTCGTTTGCAATTGATCTCCTATGCATCTTCTCGGCTAAGATGCTGGCATCTGGTGACTTCTGCGTCGCCATCTTCAAATCGCACACGGTGACTTTCTACGCACCATCCGCCCCGTCTGCATCAACGCCTCCCGTTGGTTTCGATAAATCGCCTTAGCATTGATGAGAGGCGTAGCTATGCCGCTTCGTCCCTTAACATCTTCCAAATCTGCGTACGAAAGTGAACGAAGCTCGGTCGATCCATCACATCCTCAATCCGCGCCGCGCTCGACCATTTTTCCGCTCGACGCGTCGCTCCCACATCGATGATGTCACGAATACGGCCCGGTCTGCGGTCCATCACCACAACGCGATCGGCCAGGTAGACAGCCTCCTCAACGGCGTGAGTAATAAAGAGAACCGTAAGTGGATTTTGCTGGCAGGTGGCCGCCAAATCCTCCTGCATCACCGTTCTTGTCTGCGCATCGAGAGCACCAAACGGCTCATCCATTAGAAGCACTTTAGGCTCGAGTGCATAAGCACGGGCAATTGCAACACGTTGCTGCATGCCTCCAGAGAGCTGACTAGGATAGCTCTGCTCGTGACCATCTAGATGCATCATACGAACGTAACGAGCGACGCGCCGCTGAATCTCGTCTCGCGGCATACCTTTGGCGCGGAGACCGAACCCGATATTTTCCGCCACTGTCTTCCATGGGAAAAGAGCGAACTGCTGAAAGACAACTGCTCGTTCGGGCCCCGGGCCGGTAACTTCTTTATCGTCGACGTACACGTGGCCGCTACTTGGCACCTCCAAGCCTGCAACCATTCGCATCAACGTTGTCTTTCCGCACCCTGATGGCCCTACGATCGCGACGAACTCCTTGTCAGCAACCGTAACACTCACATCCTTCAAGGCCACCATACCTCGACCGAACGTGCGACCTACGTGCTCGAAGCGGATTGTACTCATGTTTTCTTCTCCCCTCCTCAAGCCGTTTCGCGCGTGATGAGCTCAAAACCGACGTTGACGATGGACTGCTCGATGGGCTTCTTGCGCAGTCGCGCTAAGAGCAGTTCTCCCGTGACCGTTCCGATCCGCCGCTGCGGAATGCGAACAGTCGTAAGTTGCGGATTCATGGCGGCCGCCAACGCAGTATCGTCAAAGCCGGCAACAGCCACATCGCCGGGCACATTGATGCCGAGTCGCTGGCACTCAAAGATGAAGCCAGCGGCAATGATATCACTGGCCGCGAACCACGCTTCTGGGCGCGCATTCTTTGGCGTGGCCGCGAACCGCCTCGCTAATTCGCTTCCGCTCGAATAGGCGATGGTATCGCTCGATATCCAAGCTTCTTGCGCCGGAAGCCCTGCCGACGCCAACGCTTGGCGAAAGCCCTCTTCACGCGCTTGAGTTCGGTCGTTATCGGTCTGCGTACCGCCGATGTAGCCCAACCGACGCGCCCCCTTATCGATGAGGTAACGGGTCATTTCCAGCGCGCCTTGATAATTCGAGAACCCAACCGCCATGTCGATCGGCTCTGGCCCGATATTCCAAAACTCGACAACGGGTATTCCCATCGTTCGGAGAAGAGTTCTGGTAGCCGTCGTGTGGGTAAAGCCCGTCAGTATTATCGCATCCGGCTTATAGCTGAGTAGACCTCGGACCTGTTGCTCCTCTGTTTCCCTATCGTATCCACTGTATGCAATACAGAGCGAATACCCAGCTGGTGCAAGGACGCTCGACAATCCCTCGATTGTTTCGGCAAATACGGAATTCGATACGTTGGGAACGACCAAGCCAATTTGCTTGCTTCCGCGCGCAGATAGAGCGCTTGCGGCGAGGTTCGTGACGTAACCCAATTCCTTGACTGCGCGACGTATCGCCTCCCGGGTTTCAGCGTGAACGCTGCTGCCGTCGCGCAATGCCCGACTGACAGTCATCGGCGCGACCCCGGCAAGGCGCGCAACGTCGCGCATAGTTGGAGGTTTTCGTGTGTTCATTTCAGTTTTCGAACATGGACTTGATTAAACCAAGACCGTCACGTGCCAATTTATCGGAATCTGCAAACGGATCGCGCCAAATCGCAAGAGCATCGGCATGATCAGGTGCCATCGGCGCACGCGCAAAGGCCTCTATCCCCAACATGCCATGATAGCCGCTCTGTGCCAATCGCGTCGCAAGTCGCGCGAGATCGAGGCTACCATCCGTAAGTGCTCCGCGGTGGCTTTGATCAAGCTCAAAGTACCCCAGCTTTGGGAGAGCGACATCTATCGCCGCCTGCATGTTAGCTTCTTCAATCGCCATATGAAACGTGTCGAGATGTAACATGAGGTTCGGATGCTCTCCCGCGAGTTTGAGATACTCCATCCCCTGCGCCACCGTGTTGAGCAGATTGGTCTCGTAACGATTGACCAATTCGATTGCCAGACGCACTCCGGCAGCCTGCGCTTCGCCCGCCAATGCACCGAGGACTTCGGCACTTCGTTGCATTTGCCCTGGCACCGGGGGACCTGATGCTTTCATCAACGGCGCATAGAACACACCGTTGATTTGACTTGAACCCATATCTCGGGCCATTGCGATGGCGCGGCGCAGTCGATCACGGCCGCGCTGTTGCATGGTCTGATCGATACTTCCGATGTCACAATCAGGGGCAACGCCCGCCGTATTGATCGGGCTTAATCCCCTGCTCTCGAAAGCTTGCGCCATTGCGGCAGGATCTATGATCTCGAAGCTTCGCAATGGTACGACAACGTGGCTAAATCCGATTGCTGCGGCTCTATCCAAGGCCGGCTTAATGCCATTGGCGGAAAAGTCTCCCGTCCATATCGCAGGATGAATAGCGACCTGCAGATTCATTTTGCGATCCCAAACATCGCCTCGACCTCTCCCATCTCCGGCCGAGGACCGATCGATTCACCGGGATCGCCTCGCATTGTGTATCCGCCGTCAACCGGGATGATGGTGCCCGTAATAAACGCTGACCCGGGAAGTGCGAGAAATGCAATGAGACGGCCAACCTCTTCCGGTAATCCCCAACGTCCCGCCGGCGCGCGCTCTGCATAGTTCATGTAATCGAGCATGCCGGCCTTCAGACGATCGCGCAAAGTTTCGGTCAGAATGTATCCTGGCGCGACAGCATTCACGGTGATATTGCGCCGCGCCGTTTCGACCGCTAAAGCCTTCGTAAACCCGTTGATACCCGTTTTCGCACTTGCATAGGCAATCCGGAAGGGCACGCCCGTAACGCCGAGCACCGAGCTGATATTGATGATCCGTCCAAACCCTCGGCGCTCCATTTGCGGAATCGATGCTTGACTGCACAGGAACGCCCCTCTCAGGTGTATCCGGCACATGACATCAAAATCATCGACGCTTATCGTTTCTGCGAGTCCGAGACGCGGCGTCATAATACCCGCTGCATTGACGAGAACGCCGACGTGCCCGAACTGTTTCTCCGCTGCGGCAAAAGCGGCGGTAATCGAATTCTCATCGCCAACGTCAAGCGGCACTGCCAATGTTGGAATTTTGAATTCCGTTGCAAGTGCCGCCGCGCTGCTCCGAGCACGCTCCAAATTCA from Nitrobacteraceae bacterium AZCC 1564 includes these protein-coding regions:
- a CDS encoding hypothetical protein (product_source=Hypo-rule applied) — its product is MEKRLRKYGHQGTKHNAARKCDAKIRTSASGAVK
- a CDS encoding hypothetical protein (product_source=Hypo-rule applied; superfamily=47413; transmembrane_helix_parts=Outside_1_28,TMhelix_29_51,Inside_52_59), whose amino-acid sequence is MADPAADVESYLEAAKTAGMNIDYVIDNHGLVIGTLFGSVEQAIALRSFGAIRARRKRQ
- a CDS encoding NitT/TauT family transport system ATP-binding protein (product_source=KO:K02049; cath_funfam=3.40.50.300; cog=COG1116; ko=KO:K02049; pfam=PF00005; smart=SM00382; superfamily=52540) produces the protein MSTIRFEHVGRTFGRGMVALKDVSVTVADKEFVAIVGPSGCGKTTLMRMVAGLEVPSSGHVYVDDKEVTGPGPERAVVFQQFALFPWKTVAENIGFGLRAKGMPRDEIQRRVARYVRMMHLDGHEQSYPSQLSGGMQQRVAIARAYALEPKVLLMDEPFGALDAQTRTVMQEDLAATCQQNPLTVLFITHAVEEAVYLADRVVVMDRRPGRIRDIIDVGATRRAEKWSSAARIEDVMDRPSFVHFRTQIWKMLRDEAA
- a CDS encoding LacI family gluconate utilization system Gnt-I transcriptional repressor (product_source=KO:K06145; cath_funfam=3.40.50.2300; cog=COG1609; ko=KO:K06145; pfam=PF00356,PF13377; smart=SM00354; superfamily=47413,53822); amino-acid sequence: MNTRKPPTMRDVARLAGVAPMTVSRALRDGSSVHAETREAIRRAVKELGYVTNLAASALSARGSKQIGLVVPNVSNSVFAETIEGLSSVLAPAGYSLCIAYSGYDRETEEQQVRGLLSYKPDAIILTGFTHTTATRTLLRTMGIPVVEFWNIGPEPIDMAVGFSNYQGALEMTRYLIDKGARRLGYIGGTQTDNDRTQAREEGFRQALASAGLPAQEAWISSDTIAYSSGSELARRFAATPKNARPEAWFAASDIIAAGFIFECQRLGINVPGDVAVAGFDDTALAAAMNPQLTTVRIPQRRIGTVTGELLLARLRKKPIEQSIVNVGFELITRETA
- a CDS encoding D-psicose/D-tagatose/L-ribulose 3-epimerase (product_source=KO:K18910; cath_funfam=3.20.20.150; cog=COG1082; ko=KO:K18910; pfam=PF01261; superfamily=51658) — encoded protein: MNLQVAIHPAIWTGDFSANGIKPALDRAAAIGFSHVVVPLRSFEIIDPAAMAQAFESRGLSPINTAGVAPDCDIGSIDQTMQQRGRDRLRRAIAMARDMGSSQINGVFYAPLMKASGPPVPGQMQRSAEVLGALAGEAQAAGVRLAIELVNRYETNLLNTVAQGMEYLKLAGEHPNLMLHLDTFHMAIEEANMQAAIDVALPKLGYFELDQSHRGALTDGSLDLARLATRLAQSGYHGMLGIEAFARAPMAPDHADALAIWRDPFADSDKLARDGLGLIKSMFEN
- a CDS encoding NAD(P)-dependent dehydrogenase (short-subunit alcohol dehydrogenase family) (product_source=COG1028; cath_funfam=3.40.50.720; cog=COG1028; pfam=PF13561; superfamily=51735) encodes the protein MNEANSRQHHELKIQNPERLDGIPCFVTGGAQGIGFATARALAAKGGHVCLADLNLERARSSAAALATEFKIPTLAVPLDVGDENSITAAFAAAEKQFGHVGVLVNAAGIMTPRLGLAETISVDDFDVMCRIHLRGAFLCSQASIPQMERRGFGRIINISSVLGVTGVPFRIAYASAKTGINGFTKALAVETARRNITVNAVAPGYILTETLRDRLKAGMLDYMNYAERAPAGRWGLPEEVGRLIAFLALPGSAFITGTIIPVDGGYTMRGDPGESIGPRPEMGEVEAMFGIAK